One Leptolyngbya ohadii IS1 genomic window carries:
- a CDS encoding aliphatic sulfonate ABC transporter substrate-binding protein, protein MKTFSSFPNLKAILRRFTAKNLPGFAALFSVALSLVLVVSSCSSQTAQTPANSSPTAAKPDTVKVDYAYYNPVSLVLKEKGWLEEDLAKDNVKVEWTQSVGSNKALEFLNSRSIDFGSTAGAASLLGKANGNPIKAVYVYSKPEWTALVTRSDSPINKVEDLKGKRVAATKGTDPYIFLLRALDEVGLSEKDIELVPLQHADGRAALERGDVDAWAGLDPHMAKTELETGSRLFYRNPNFISQGILNVREAFAQEYPVYVERVIGAYEKARLWAIDNPNELKAILAKEAKLSDTVAAKQLERTDLSDSAIGDSQKTVITAAGDVLKKSGVIQPSVNVEQVATDLIDPEFVKKVVKS, encoded by the coding sequence ATGAAAACATTCAGCTCCTTTCCAAATCTCAAGGCAATCCTGCGCCGATTTACGGCTAAAAATCTTCCTGGATTTGCCGCTCTGTTCTCTGTTGCGCTGAGTTTGGTGCTAGTCGTTAGCAGTTGCAGTAGCCAAACGGCTCAAACGCCTGCCAATAGTAGCCCCACTGCCGCTAAGCCTGACACGGTTAAAGTAGACTACGCTTATTACAATCCAGTGAGCCTGGTTCTGAAAGAAAAGGGCTGGCTGGAGGAGGATTTGGCGAAGGATAACGTCAAAGTTGAGTGGACGCAGAGCGTCGGCAGCAACAAAGCCCTGGAATTCCTGAATAGCCGCAGTATCGATTTTGGATCGACCGCTGGGGCAGCTTCACTGCTGGGTAAAGCGAATGGAAATCCGATTAAAGCAGTGTACGTTTATTCGAAGCCAGAATGGACGGCTCTGGTAACGCGATCGGACTCTCCGATTAACAAAGTTGAGGATTTAAAAGGGAAGCGAGTTGCTGCAACAAAAGGAACCGATCCCTACATCTTTTTACTCCGCGCCCTGGATGAAGTCGGACTTTCCGAGAAAGATATTGAGCTAGTGCCGCTTCAGCACGCAGACGGTCGGGCAGCTCTGGAACGGGGTGATGTGGATGCCTGGGCAGGACTCGATCCCCACATGGCAAAAACCGAGTTAGAGACAGGATCTCGCCTGTTCTATCGTAATCCGAACTTTATCAGTCAGGGCATTCTGAACGTGAGGGAGGCATTTGCTCAGGAATATCCTGTGTACGTAGAGCGAGTTATTGGCGCTTACGAAAAGGCACGACTCTGGGCGATCGACAATCCAAACGAGTTGAAGGCAATCCTGGCAAAAGAAGCCAAACTCAGCGATACGGTAGCGGCAAAGCAGCTTGAGCGAACCGATTTATCAGATTCGGCGATCGGCGATAGTCAGAAAACTGTGATTACTGCTGCCGGAGATGTGCTGAAGAAGAGTGGCGTCATTCAGCCTTCGGTCAATGTGGAACAGGTGGCAACGGATTTGATCGATCCAGAGTTTGTCAAAAAGGTGGTTAAGTCTTAG